A window of Mycolicibacterium holsaticum DSM 44478 = JCM 12374 genomic DNA:
AGCCATGGGACGACAACATCCCCGTGCACGTCACGTGGGAAGCGGTCAGCCCATGACGTCGCGGACCTTGACGTCCTCGAGGCCCTGCAGCGACAGTTCGCGTGCCACGTCCAGATGTTTGCGCCAATGCGATTCGGCCGCAGCGCCGTCGCGGGAACGCAGAATCTGCATCAGCTTCCGGTACGAGCGCATCAGCTTCTCGTAATCGGCCTTCGACACCGGACGGCCTTCTTTGAAGACGAACGCGGTGTGGCGCACGGTGATCTCGTGCAGCATGCCCGCGATGATCGCCAGCGTCGCATTGCCCGACAATTGGACCAGCCGAAGGTGAAACGCCTGAGTGGTTTCTGCGAACCGGTCGGACTGCCATCCCGCGGGAATGTCATCGGCCAGCATCTTCTCCAGCTCTTCGAAATCCGCCGCAGTCCCCACCTCGGCGAGCAGCCGGGCGGCCATCGGCTCGATACCCGACCTTGCCACGCTGACGTCGGCGATCGTCGCGCCGGACAGTTCGAGCAGCAGACCTGCGGGGCGGGCGACGATCTCGGGCCCGGGCACGCGCACGCGGGCACCGGTGCGCGAGCCACGACGGACTTCGACGAGGCGTTCGGATTCCAGTACCCGTACCGCCTCGCG
This region includes:
- a CDS encoding FadR/GntR family transcriptional regulator, with translation MAGSTPLAPMMGPDGMGAASAVRSPKTAELVAGTLRRMVVDGQLKEGDFLPNEAELMAHFGVSRPTLREAVRVLESERLVEVRRGSRTGARVRVPGPEIVARPAGLLLELSGATIADVSVARSGIEPMAARLLAEVGTAADFEELEKMLADDIPAGWQSDRFAETTQAFHLRLVQLSGNATLAIIAGMLHEITVRHTAFVFKEGRPVSKADYEKLMRSYRKLMQILRSRDGAAAESHWRKHLDVARELSLQGLEDVKVRDVMG